In Macaca mulatta isolate MMU2019108-1 chromosome 16, T2T-MMU8v2.0, whole genome shotgun sequence, the sequence ACGTTTCAGCTCACTAGCTTGATGGTTGTACATCACACTTCACACCTACACATTCAGATAGGTGGGAAAACTTCAAAAACTCAGGGCCTTTTACTCCTATCAGTTCTTTATTTGGTCCAAGCGGACTAAATGCAAGGATCTTTGAGACCTTAGGTAAGGTGGGGGGTGAGAAAGAGGAACCACAGGTGAAATCCTTCCCCCTTTCGGCAACAGCCTGTTTTCACCCCAAGCTACTAAGTAACCACACTGCCAAGGGCATAGGTGGCCTGTTAATTTAGCCTGAGACTGCGGTTTCTCTCTACCCCACATATTGATTAAGTAGAAATCCCGTGTGAGGGACAGGGAGCTCAGACCCTGTGACTGGACCCACACAGTCCAAGAGTGAGGCCGGGGTGTGACCACCGGCTCTGCCCTCAGGCCTGAGTTGACATCAAGCTGTGCCAGGCCGATCAcctgacttctctgagcctgtctTCCTCTGTAGCATGGGACTAGTTGGAGGGGCTTCATTTACCTCCCTAGATTCACTCACCCCTCTCCAACAGCTCCCTGCCCTGGGATTCGAGCCTCTGGTCCACAGCAGGGTTTCTCGGTCTCAGTGCTGTTGATGTTTGGGGCCAGGTGCTTCTTTGTTGCTAAACGGGGAcgttcagcagcatccctggcctctacccactgaTGGCACTTGCCCCCACCACCCTTTCAACAACCCTGGACGAGGGCCATATGCACATCCATATTGAGAACTCctggcaggagggagggaagggaggggaggggtggaggcTGTTGCCTGGGTCCCTCCCCGCACCTTGTGTCGGTGTGTTTGGGCCTGAAGATTCTGATGGCCTGCTGCTGACAGCCCCAGTGCTGCTGTGCACGTTATGGCCCCCAATTCCCAGTCTGCCTTTGTGAACAGTTCCTAGTAAATACACCTTGAGTTATCCTGAGTTTCCTGTCCATTTCCTGGGGACTGACATATATCACACTCCCTCTATCAAGGTGCtaaataaaacagtaaatgaaGTGACAGTGCTTCGCACACAGCACTCGGGACATTAGAGCTCTGGTTATTGGTCAGTGCGTGGGGCTCGTGGGAGGGCTCTGCCTGGATGTAGGGTGGGTATGTAAAAGCGGGAAGGAAAGGGACGCTGTTCTTCAGGCACCCCACTCCGTACCTTTTTGTCAGGTAGCTGATGAGGTCCGGATGTAGCAGCTTGAATTTACTGGCAGAAGCTTCTGGTCCAAAATAAGTGTGCGGCCTAGGACCCATGATAGAAGTGGACAGAGCGCCCAGAGCCGTCGTATTGCAAGGGGGAGATGGAGGGGAGGGTCAGGGTGCCAGAGTAGCCACGGTACCCTGAGCGGTAGGAGCGGGGCTGGGAGTAGTAGCGGGAGAAGGGGGTGTAGAAGGTGGCAGGCAGCACGGTGGGGACCACATGTGGCTTCCCGCTCACCAGGACCTCCACGGGTGGGGtgtaggagagagaggaggggggcaTGAACAGACCGGGGGGAGTTGGGAAGGGGCAGTGAaactgggggtggtgggggggcgGGGGAAGGAGAGGTAAGTAGAGCGAGTCAGGAGGGGGTGGGGGCTTCcgggcagggcagggagagggacAGGCAAAGCATGGGTTTTGGGGAAGTGGTGCTGTGGGGGGCTGGAAAAAGGGGGGCTCCTTCAGAAAGCGGGGCACATAGGGGGTGATATAGGATGGGATGTTCTGAATTGGTCCGATATAGGAAGATGAGGGGGCAGGGCTGTAGAAGGACTTGGGGGGCACAGTGGGGGTTAGGGAAGGGTTTCGAGAGAGGGATTTGAAACCAGACTGGGAGGGAGATTtggaggtgggtggggtgggggattgGGCGGCCCCGCGGGGCACGTGTTGGACCTGAGGACTGGGGTTCAGGGAGGAAGTCCGGGAAGAGGGCTGTGAGGCActtggggtgggagggtgggaggggggccGGGAGGAAGAGCCCCGAGTGGGGGAAGGGGCTGAGCTCTCGTGAGGCTGCTGGCCTGGAGGGGTGACAATGCTATTGGAACGGGACTGGGAGGGAGACTGGGTAGGGGACGGATTAGGGGTGTGGGAAGGGGAGCTCATTGGTGTTGGGGAGGCTTAGGTCCACCCGATGTCTCTGAGGCAGCCCCAAGAGCCCAAGCCCAGCGTGTCACAAAGCCCAGCTCAGACCAGCAGTGGAAGCAATTGTTGGGTAATCACCAgggcggggggcggggtgggCCTGGCTTTAGAGCCCTTAACCCGTAAGGACCACCTGTAAAGCCGCTCTGTGGGGGTGGGCGAGATGTCCTCAGGGAGACCCCAGAGATAGGGCTGGTTGTCTGGGCCACAGCAGTGGTGTTGATTTTTAGGGACCTGATCTCAGGGACAAGAAATTATCTCAGAACCCCCAGGAGGAGGTTCAGATGAGGGTCAGGTGGTGGCTCAAGAGAGCTGGACCCAGGCCTGCTGTGCAGGAAGGTGGGAAAGAAGACAAAGGGCCCATTGTTTCTGCCTCTCAGGATGCTGGGCCTTGAGTCTGCTCTCCCGTGTCACAGGCATGACCCTGGGACGGATGCCCACCAGGAGGAGGGGCACAGACTGGCCCCGACTGGCTTCCAGCACAGTGTGCTCAGTGGGATGGCAGACCCTGCCCAGTTTGTGACCTGGAGCTGCCGGGGGCAGCCGGGCTGGGCAGGGAGAGCACAGCCTGAAGCCGAGGAGCCAGACCTGCTCGTCCCATTCAGAAAAGCTGCCTCTCCTGCCCCGAGCCCACCACCCCAGAGGGCTACTGGGAACCCGGAGGGCCACCTGGGCTTTCCGGGGGTGGACAGAAAGTAGAATTTCCCAGTGCTGAGTTATGTGAATAATTGGGGATGATTGAATTCTTAGGGCTTTTCTTGCTGCCCTTCACCCACCTCCTCTTACCCCATGATGGGCCCTGGGAGCAAAAGGGAGACAACCATAGCGCCCCTGCCCCTCCACCACGCCCCACACCACCATGGCCTGGCTGCTCACCTGTCCCCTTTATCTAGGCCCTCAGGGACAGGCACGCCCAGAATGGCTGATCTCAGCATCACATAGTCGCGGATGTCTGAGGGGATGAAGATATACTGCAGGTCCTGTCAGAATAGAGACAATGAGCCCAGAGGGGAACCAGGCCATGCTTAGCTCCTCCGTGTGGACAGCCCTCCACCCAACCTTGCCTGCTGAGCCGACCGGAGAATTTCCCTTAAATAACTTTCATTCCCACCCAGAGGTACGGTACTGGTTTCAATGTAGGCCTGCAAATCCTCTAATGCTCCTTCAGGAGGTGGCACCCAATTGCCTTCCCCTAGAGTATGGGCTGGACTTAGGGACGCATACACAGGCCTTTTCTgataaaaaggaaagtgatggTGCGTGGCTTAGAGACTAGGTCATAAAAGGTGCTGTGGCTTCCTTTACGTTCTCAGATCACTCACTCTGGATGAAGTTAGCTGCCATGTCGTGAGGACACTCAGCCTACAGGGGGCCCCAAGTGGCAAGGGCCTGTGAGACGCCGCCTTGATGTCAGCCCCAGTCAAGCTTTTGGGTCTCTCAGACGATGCAGCCCATCATCTCCGTCACCTGAGCCAAAACCTTTCACTAAGCTCcccccaaattcctgacccattGAAACCACAAGATGTTTGTTGTTTAAAGTCACCAAGTTTTGAGGTCATCTGTTACACAGTAATAGATAACTCATACGTGTACTGTGGCTACACCAAaactgaggccgggcacggtggctcacgcctatgatcccaacaatttggggaggccgaggcggacagatcacgtgaggtcaggagttcaagaccagcctggccaacatggtgaaaccccgtctccactaaaaatataaaaattagccaggcatggtggtgcgtgcctgtaatctcagcttgttgagaggctgaggcaggagaatcacttgaacccaggagccagaggttgcagtgagctgagatcataccattgcactccagcctgggtgacagagggagactccgtctcaaagcaaaaacaaaaacaaaaagtctaaAGCTGCTCCATTTTGTTCCACTTCACAGAAGAGAGGTTCTAGTGTGAGGACTCAGTATGGCGTAGACACTATGGTAGGACACTCCTTAAGCCCCTGGTCAGGGGAAGAAGCTTCTAGAAACCCAGCTCAGCTTCCTTCAGCACTGCAGATTCCCTTTTCCTAGGATCCCCCTAACCCTGCATGTGGCACCCACAGCACCTGAGGAGGGAAGCTTTGAGTTACGGCCCCTGGGTGTGGGTGGAGGAACCTGGAGGCCGGCAGGTAGGGCCAGATGCTGGCTCCCACGCACTGGCTGCCACCTGGTGCATGTCCCTCAGTgtctctgaccctcagtttcctaTACAGGGCTATTGTGAGATTTCGAGAGGCCACACCACATTCTTCCAGGGGCCAATGTGGGGAAATGGAAACAACGCCAGGGCTCGGGTCAGAGGGGCCTAGATCTAGATGGttccagctgggtgaccttggacacGTTCCTGAACCTCTCAGCGTCTCTGCTTTGTCATCTGGAAATGGGGACAAGGGTCCCACTGAGGGCTGCTGTGGTGACCGTGTGTGTGCCCTGTAACATGCTAGGAACAGAGGAGGAACTCCATAAATCCCCTTCCCCTGGGAATCGCTAGGACAGGCTGAGCTCCCCAAAGAATGCCAACTCTCAAGGTGGGGGGtactctgggttcaaatcctgaccctACCGCTGACTCACTGAATGAAAGGTGCCAGGCTTTTATTCCCTCACCAGTGAAACCATGGGTTGCACGGTCTCTGTAAAGTTCCTGGCAAGTCGTAAGCATTCGGTAAATGCTAGCCATTCATGTCCCATGCTGCAGAGGAGTCCTGTGCCGCCTGAATCCGCAGGGAGTCCGGGACCAGATCCCCCCTCATCTTCAGTGGCCATCTTGTGTATCCAGAGTCCTAGCACACCCTCTGCACCCACTGGACCAGGGTGTGTGAGCCCCGTGGCCCCCCACTGAGGGGACTCCAGGAACAATGATGCCATTGTTAACTATAATGGCATGCCTGCCAGAGGCCTCACCTGTCCTTGTGGCACGGAGGTGAAGCCCAGGTTCCAGTAGGAGACAAGGGAATTCTTCATCGTGTTCACAGTGAAACCATAGAAGGAAGTCTTGGTGCCCACATCGCGCTCGAAGCCTTTGATCACAGCTCCATTGAGTCTGGTCGGCACAGAAGCCTGTCAGTGTCTGTGGTTACACCAGGCCGTCTGTTCTGCTTCCATCTCCACGGCTCTGCCTGGCCTGTCCCCCCAGCCTCTACGACCACTCCTGCCCACGGCAGTACCAGTGCCCACTTGTCAGCCAGAATCCCACTCCTCCAGACCTCAAGGGGTGATGCCCTGTGAGTAGGTAGAGGTGGCCCTGGCGGCTGCTTCCTCCCGGGTCCCCTGCACGGGCACCCATGCTCTGTCCTCAGGGCCTACTGTTTGTGTTTGCCTTGTCCATGTCCATGTGCCCGTCACAACTGCTGAGCTGCCCAGGTCACTGCTGCCATAGCCCACTGCCCCTGGGGGAGACCCCCCCACCCTCCGGGCAACTCTCCCTCCCGCCCCTCCCCAGCCCGTGCCCCTCATACCTGAACACATAGTCATGGGCATCGATGTTGGGACCCTGGCGGGACCCATTCAGAATGCCTCCGTTGCCCACCACAGCACACCGGATACACTTTGGAGGGGAGTCCCTGGGCGGAGCGAACAGCTTGGCGTTCTCTGAGCTGTTCAGAAGGCTCAGGGTGGAGGCGATGGCTGTGGGTGCAGATGGGGAGCAGCCATAAGAAGGGCTGGCATCGGGGCACCTGGGGCCTTCCCTAGGCTGGTTCTGGTGCCCCTTGTCCCCTGAGGCCTGACCCCAGCTCCTCCCAAGAAGCACAGAGGGCGGGAGGGGAAGGAGATGTCTGGGCGGGGGAGAACAGAAAAGCTGACAGTGGAAGAGGGGGCTTGGCGGCCTTCACTTGTCTTAACCCGAATAACTTACCCTCTTAAGACTATTCCTAGAGAAGTGGGCTCAGAGCTTTAAAAAGACTGGGCCGgccatggtggctgatgcctgtaatcccagaactttgggagggtgaggcgggcagatcacttgaggccaggagttcgagaccagcctgggcaacatggtgaaaccctgactctactaaaaatacaaaaattagccaggtgtggtgggcatgcctgtaatcccagctacttgggaggctgagacgcaaggatcacttgaacccgggaggtggagattgcaatgagccaagattgtgccattgtactccaacctgaatgacagagcgagactcgtcttaaaaataaaaaagactgtatattgcaaaagaaaagaatCGGAGGCCAGTGGGGGTTTGGGTGCAAGTGTAATGTAAAGGGGGCTCTGGGCCTGCGGTGTGGGAGTTCCTGCAGCAGCAACCGTGAGTGAGGTGGTTTGAGGCCCCACAGCCTCTTTCCTCGGCCACCATTGGACGCTGCAGCCTTTCTTGCCAGGGAGGCCCCAGGTCGGTGAGGGCTGCTGGCGGGGGCAGCCCCAGGCCTCTCACTGACCCCTGGGTGCTTGGACGGAggagggaggtgaggcaggagttGCATAGCTGGGGCTTCTGGGAGGAGAGGGGGACAGAGCGGCCCTGTATCACCAGTGCTATGAGGGTAGGGAGGCCTGGCCTACCTCAGGGCCAAGAGCAGGAAGCTGAGAGAAGGCAGGTGAGAGACAGTGGGCCTGGATTACCTTGGTAAGAGAGCCCCCGCCAGCCATACGGGGCTTTGTGTTGGCTCAGGCGGTCCCAGAGCTCTGGGGTGAAGAGTTCCCCCCACAGCAGCACTGGAACAGAGAAATTGAACAGGCCACGGAAGTGGGGGTGCCGCTGAATGGCCAGGTGAAGCAGGTGTCGGCAGGCCTGGCCCTGTGGGTGAGAAGGTGGGGGCTGAGCCTTGTtaggtgggggctggggtgggtgggacTCCCCGCAGACCCTGCAGGGTAGTTGGGAGTTGTGAGGGAAGGCCTGCCCTGTCCCCTCCAGATCAGGGCCATCCTTGCATTTTTGAACTGAGCTGGCTTCTAGGGGGTCTGGGAACTTTCTGGATTTAGCCTGCCTAGCTCTTCTCCCAGAGGCCACGTCCCCTTGGCCTGATGGCTCTGGCCTCATACTCCTTCACCTCACGCTTGAGCGAACTCTGGGGCATTTTCTGATGCGTGGGTCTGACCTGCCTGCCCTTTGGTGGAGGAGTTTcagcctgggctgggctgagGCCATCACCTGGATGCAAACCCTAACCCTGCTGGTACTTGCTGTGTGATTTGCGAGTGAACAGGCTGCCAGGAAGATCCGTGGTCTTTCTTTCCAGTGGTGCCTTTAGGGCGTAGaagtgtccccccaaaattcattaCCCAGAGCCTTGGAATGTGACCTTAGTTGGATCTAGGGTCTTTGGAGATGGAGTTAGTTAAGAGAAGGTCATATAGGGTGAGGTCGGGCCCTAACTAGCCTCCTTATAAGGAGGCCAAGTGATGATGAAGCAGAGATCTGTGCGATGCGCCACAAACCAAAGAGGACGTGGAGCTGCCAGAGCTGGGGAAAGGCAGGAGAAGCTCTCTTCCAGCCTTCAGAGGCAGCGtggccctgccagcaccttgattctGGGCTTctgggctccagaactgtgacgaTTCAATTTCCGTGGATTGAAGCCCCCCAGGCTGTGATCATTTGTTCCAGCAGCTACAGGGAAGGAACACAGCACCTCTGTACTTGTGGGCCTTGAGGGAGGGTGAGGTCAGGAAACAGGCCCCAGCCTTGTCTGCCCATGATCTCACAAGGTCAGAATCACACACAGTCATGGCCTGGGCAGGCCTTCTATTACTCCTGAATGGGGCTCTTTGTTAAGCCATTGGTTTGATCAAAGGGCAAAGCAGGAAATAGCTGTACAGTAATTTCTGCTATAATGCAACTTGTGAGTGGCTGAATATCACCATGCTGTGCAAAGCTATGCAACCATGACCATGGGGCAGCGGGCATgggggctcacccctgtaatgccagcactttgggaggtcaaggcgggaggataacttgaggccaggagtttccataacataacaagaccccatgtctgcaaaaaaaatttttttaattagccaggcatggtggcccaggcctgtggtcccagctacttgggaagctgaggtggaaggattgcttgagcctgggagattgatgctgcagtgagctattgagactgcactccagcctggacaacagagtgagaccccatctcaaaaacaaaacaaaacaacaacaatggcAAAACGAAAAACCATGGACTTATGAGAAAATGGGATGAGTGACATAACACTGAAAAGCTGTCAGGAATGCATAAAACCAAAGATACAAATCGAAGAAAGACAGAAGCACAGTTTTATGGATGTCCCATGGTTAAGGAATACTTGAGATGGATGTGGAAGTGGGAGTGGAAGTGGGTGTCGGAAGGGGGCAGTTTGTGTGATATTGTGAAATGGTGGAAAGAAGGTTGTCTGAAATCGGAGGGAATTGTGCCACCAGGCTCACTAGGGCAGGTGAACTCATAACACACTCAGTGAAGCTGATGGAGATCTCAGGTGCggatacacaaaaaaatactttttgtgtATTCTTGCGTGGCTCTGCTGAGTTGGGTGTGGTTTCTATGTTAATCTAGAGTTTTCACTGACAAAATCACTCAAAAGaaaatccaggctgggcacagtggcttatgcctataatcccagcactttgggaagcagaggcaggtggatccacCTATgttcagggatttgagaccagcctgagcaacgtggtgaaaccccatctgtgctaaaaatacaaaattagcctggcgtggtggcacatgcttgtaattccagctacttgggaggctgaggcacgagaatcacttgaacctgggaggtggaggctgcagtgaaccaagatggctacagtagcctgggcaacaagaacgaaactccatctcaagaaaaaaaaaaagaaaatgcaaaatttatgTGATGCTCAGATTGTTTCCTAatatgtcatttctttttttttttttttttttgagacagagtctcactctgtcacccaggctggagtgcagtggcgctatcttggctcactgcaagctccgcctcccgggttcacgccattctcctgcctcagcctcccgagtagctgggattacaggtgcctgccaccacgcctagctaactttttgtatttttagtagaggcggggtttcaccgtgttagccaggatggtctcaatctcctgaccttgtgatctgccctcctcggcctcccaaagtgctgggattacaggcgtgagccaccgggtcCGGCCCCTAATATGTCAATCTTGTTGGAACAAactaacaatttctttttcttttcttattttttttttttttgagacagagtttcgctcttgttgcccaggctggagtacaatggtgtgatctcatctcactgcaacctccatctcctgggttcaagcaattctcctgccttagcctcccaagtagctgggattacaggtgcctgccaccacgcctggctaattttttgtatttttagtagagatgaggtttcactatgttgaccagactggtctcacactcctgatctcaggtgatccacccacctcggcctcccaaagtgctgggattacaggcgtgagccactgtgcctggaccaaATTAACAATTTCAAAGTAAGCATTATAGCAGAACTGACAGCTGGCTTGCGTTTATCCCATGGATGTGGTGTCAAAGTTTCCTCCTTAGCTCTGACCACCAGGAAGCTCAGAGCTAGATATATGACATGTCTCCCACTTTGTGACACATTTTTTCCTGCGCTTATTTTACATtgtcttattttcatttctttacttcttctccttccctcatttcctcattttattgtattttatgtttgtgccctttttttttgttttttagacaagagtgttgctctgttgcccagactggagtgcagtggagcgatctcggctcactgcaacatccacctcccaggttcaagcaattctcctgcttcagcctccctagtagctaggattgtaagtgtccaccaccatgcctggctaatttttatatttttagtagagatgggatttcaccttgttgaccaagctggtctcaaacacctgacctcaggtgatccacccaccttggcctcccaaagtgctgagattacaggcgtgagccaccgcacctagccattTTTGCCTTCTAATATGTGTCCAAAAGCCACCTCAAACCCTTTGTTTTAGACCAGGTGGGGACGTATGTCAATTAGCATCGAACAGCTCAAGGGTCAAGGCAGAAAAGACTTCAGGAAGCTTGAAGATGACCTGGTCCAAGCACTCCTAAGGTGCTGGAGGTCTCTCTTCAACCTGCCAGTCAAGTATCCACTGgcctctgtatttatttatttatttatttgtttattttggagacggagtctcactctgtctcccagggtggagtgcagtggcacgatcttggctcactgcaacctctacctcgcgggttcaagcaactctcctgcctcagcctctcaagtagctaggattataggtgcccgctgccatgcccggctaattttttgtattttagtagagacggggtttcactgtgttgcccaggctggtctcgaactcctgaactcaggcaatccgcccgcctcggcctcccaaaatgctgggattacaggtgtgagccactgcgtccagcggCCTCTGTTCTTAAGACAGGGCCCCCATCACCTGCCCAGGGCTACTTGCTGTGTCTCTGAACAACTTGGCTGTCACTAAGCTCTAGCATGCAGTGAAATCTTTCTCCCTGAGGCCCCAGTCAACATGTCCCAGTTTAGTCTCTTGGGCATGGAAAACACCTCTTAAGCCTGTATTAATCCAGAACAACACAGTCATCATCCTGATTAACGGCAGCACATGGAGCcagggtggggtggagtggggtggggtgggggaggctgtATTGCACAATGGTTCTGAGCCAGGTTCTAGAGAAGAGGCTCAAACCCCAGGACTACCTCTTACTACCTAAGCAGGGTACTTAACTTCTTGGTGCCTCATTTTGCTCATTTGTAAGGGCCACATTCTAGGGTTGCTATGAGGCTTCAGTGAGAGAACACAGGTAAAGTCCCCAAATCAACGCTGTCTGTTACTTACAGTTATGAGGCAGGGCCCTGAAGCTTCTCAAACCTTCTGGGCAAGCAAGGGCATCTTTCCAGAGCTTGGAGTTTGCTCCAGGGTGAGCAGTTTAAATGTGACTTTTATACGAAGTAGATATTTTGAGGAGTAGAATATAAAATTCACAGGACTATTTAAGATACAATCTTAAGACTCCAAAGAACTCTTCAGCTGGCTACACCCCATGagtatatatttattcatctttccCTGCTGTTGGGCCACAAGAAACCCTATTAGTCAGGTCTGAGCGGCCCTGAAGGGATGGATGCTCAGCTCGTAACTTAGGGCGTTCCGAAGAGCTCCTGCCCAGCAATCTCATGAGAATGTTCTTGTTcgctcttcttccctcctccccactaaTCTGAGGGTGCTCAAAACTGCCACAGGGTAGTCGACCACTGTACCTTTCCTGTCCAAGAATTCGATGCCTTGGGTTGCAAGACTGCTTGAAATGATGTGGTGTCCCTGggggaaaaagtagaaaaaaagcaggggtcaGCAGCTCTGACCTACCCCTTGGAAGCTTTTGGACTGACTGACTCCCTTAGCTCTAGGGGCAGACAAAGTTTGTCTGTGCCtatcatggtggctcacacctgtaatcccagtgctttgggagactgaggcgggaggatcacttgggaccaggggttggagaccaacctgggcaacatagcgagatctcatgtctacaaaattaaaaaaattagctgggcatggtagcaggcacctgtagtcctagctactcaggaagttgaggcaagaagattgtttgagaccaggggtcaaggctgcggtgaacataattgtgccactgtactgtagcctaggtgacagtgagaccgtctctcaaaaaaaaaaaaaaaaaaaagcctgtttgttattttgattttttcacTTCTGTACTCttactctttttgt encodes:
- the ST6GALNAC2 gene encoding alpha-N-acetylgalactosaminide alpha-2,6-sialyltransferase 2 isoform X6, whose protein sequence is MKTKDTTSFQAVLQPKASNSWTGKGQACRHLLHLAIQRHPHFRGLFNFSVPVLLWGELFTPELWDRLSQHKAPYGWRGLSYQAIASTLSLLNSSENAKLFAPPRDSPPKCIRCAVVGNGGILNGSRQGPNIDAHDYVFRLNGAVIKGFERDVGTKTSFYGFTVNTMKNSLVSYWNLGFTSVPQGQDLQYIFIPSDIRDYVMLRSAILGVPVPEGLDKGDRPHTYFGPEASASKFKLLHPDLISYLTKRFLKSKLINTNFGDLYMPSTGALMLLTALHTCDQECLDCSPQLGWGESSNGLLHPPSSSKPSSGNHQLCDVGTQSVPMDSSQATTGNFPTTISKEK
- the ST6GALNAC2 gene encoding alpha-N-acetylgalactosaminide alpha-2,6-sialyltransferase 2 isoform X4 translates to MGLPRGPFFWLLLLLTAACSGLLFALYFSAVQRYPGPAARARDTTSFQAVLQPKASNSWTGKGQACRHLLHLAIQRHPHFRGLFNFSVPVLLWGELFTPELWDRLSQHKAPYGWRGLSYQAIASTLSLLNSSENAKLFAPPRDSPPKCIRCAVVGNGGILNGSRQGPNIDAHDYVFRLNGAVIKGFERDVGTKTSFYGFTVNTMKNSLVSYWNLGFTSVPQGQDLQYIFIPSDIRDYVMLRSAILGVPVPEGLDKGDRPHTYFGPEASASKFKLLHPDLISYLTKRFLKSKLINTNFGDLYMPSTGALMLLTALHTCDQECLDCSPQLGWGESSNGLLHPPSSSKPSSGNHQLCDVGTQSVPMDSSQATTGNFPTTISKEK
- the ST6GALNAC2 gene encoding alpha-N-acetylgalactosaminide alpha-2,6-sialyltransferase 2 isoform X2, with product MGLPRGPFFWLLLLLTAACSGLLFALYFSAVQRYPGPAARARDTTSFQAVLQPKASNSWTGKGQACRHLLHLAIQRHPHFRGLFNFSVPVLLWGELFTPELWDRLSQHKAPYGWRGLSYQAIASTLSLLNSSENAKLFAPPRDSPPKCIRCAVVGNGGILNGSRQGPNIDAHDYVFRLNGAVIKGFERDVGTKTSFYGFTVNTMKNSLVSYWNLGFTSVPQGQDLQYIFIPSDIRDYVMLRSAILGVPVPEGLDKGDRPHTYFGPEASASKFKLLHPDLISYLTKSTETEKPCCGPEARIPGQGAVGEGFLKSKLINTNFGDLYMPSTGALMLLTALHTCDQVSAYGFITSNYWKFSDHYFERKMKPLIFYANHDLSLEAALWRDLHNAGILRLYQR
- the ST6GALNAC2 gene encoding alpha-N-acetylgalactosaminide alpha-2,6-sialyltransferase 2 isoform X5; amino-acid sequence: MGLPRGPFFWLLLLLTAACSGLLFALYFSAVQRYPGPAARARDTTSFQAVLQPKASNSWTGKGQACRHLLHLAIQRHPHFRGLFNFSVPVLLWGELFTPELWDRLSQHKAPYGWRGLSYQAIASTLSLLNSSENAKLFAPPRDSPPKCIRCAVVGNGGILNGSRQGPNIDAHDYVFRLNGAVIKGFERDVGTKTSFYGFTVNTMKNSLVSYWNLGFTSVPQGQDLQYIFIPSDIRDYVMLRSAILGVPVPEGLDKGDRPHTYFGPEASASKFKLLHPDLISYLTKRFLKSKLINTNFGDLYMPSTGALMLLTALHTCDQVSAYGFITSNYWKFSDHYFERKMKPLIFYANHDLSLEAALWRDLHNAGILRLYQR
- the ST6GALNAC2 gene encoding alpha-N-acetylgalactosaminide alpha-2,6-sialyltransferase 2 isoform X1 gives rise to the protein MGLPRGPFFWLLLLLTAACSGLLFALYFSAVQRYPGPAARARDTTSFQAVLQPKASNSWTGKGQACRHLLHLAIQRHPHFRGLFNFSVPVLLWGELFTPELWDRLSQHKAPYGWRGLSYQAIASTLSLLNSSENAKLFAPPRDSPPKCIRCAVVGNGGILNGSRQGPNIDAHDYVFRLNGAVIKGFERDVGTKTSFYGFTVNTMKNSLVSYWNLGFTSVPQGQDLQYIFIPSDIRDYVMLRSAILGVPVPEGLDKGDRPHTYFGPEASASKFKLLHPDLISYLTKSTETEKPCCGPEARIPGQGAVGEGFLKSKLINTNFGDLYMPSTGALMLLTALHTCDQECLDCSPQLGWGESSNGLLHPPSSSKPSSGNHQLCDVGTQSVPMDSSQATTGNFPTTISKEK
- the ST6GALNAC2 gene encoding alpha-N-acetylgalactosaminide alpha-2,6-sialyltransferase 2 isoform X3, which produces MRPEPSGQGDVASGRRARQAKSRKFPDPLEASSVQKCKDGPDLEGTGQAFPHNSQLPCRVCGESHPPQPPPNKAQPPPSHPQGQACRHLLHLAIQRHPHFRGLFNFSVPVLLWGELFTPELWDRLSQHKAPYGWRGLSYQAIASTLSLLNSSENAKLFAPPRDSPPKCIRCAVVGNGGILNGSRQGPNIDAHDYVFRLNGAVIKGFERDVGTKTSFYGFTVNTMKNSLVSYWNLGFTSVPQGQDLQYIFIPSDIRDYVMLRSAILGVPVPEGLDKGDRPHTYFGPEASASKFKLLHPDLISYLTKRFLKSKLINTNFGDLYMPSTGALMLLTALHTCDQVSAYGFITSNYWKFSDHYFERKMKPLIFYANHDLSLEAALWRDLHNAGILRLYQR
- the ST6GALNAC2 gene encoding alpha-N-acetylgalactosaminide alpha-2,6-sialyltransferase 2 isoform X7, which translates into the protein MKTKDTTSFQAVLQPKASNSWTGKGQACRHLLHLAIQRHPHFRGLFNFSVPVLLWGELFTPELWDRLSQHKAPYGWRGLSYQAIASTLSLLNSSENAKLFAPPRDSPPKCIRCAVVGNGGILNGSRQGPNIDAHDYVFRLNGAVIKGFERDVGTKTSFYGFTVNTMKNSLVSYWNLGFTSVPQGQDLQYIFIPSDIRDYVMLRSAILGVPVPEGLDKGDRPHTYFGPEASASKFKLLHPDLISYLTKRFLKSKLINTNFGDLYMPSTGALMLLTALHTCDQVSAYGFITSNYWKFSDHYFERKMKPLIFYANHDLSLEAALWRDLHNAGILRLYQR